The Lates calcarifer isolate ASB-BC8 linkage group LG6, TLL_Latcal_v3, whole genome shotgun sequence genome includes a region encoding these proteins:
- the phactr3a gene encoding phosphatase and actin regulator 3a isoform X1: MATSDGLDGCLQRGRSQSDPNILTEPGIDLAHGTVEVVDQQRVLRTGCLVTGVHTPPIRRNSKLATLGRIFKPWKWRKKKNEKLKQSSTDVALSSGLLCHDPNSPTQGCCSDGAVLLGGFGGPLNPNLTVSSVEYLGPEEDHSPSVATPLQDCERVEENASLSEDEGDEEVHPAGDLPEGLQDMGDQMEDRPEEEIPPGTSPPQVPPKLLPQLSTGDDSGPVSLPTHLPNSYLPKEPPPRATESLASMTLPLRGPLANPSGSPHLGNMMHPPMPPSCIMEELQRAFASKNRQESVHEGCEQGSPPRLWCSDGRLSRSCSSENQHTLSLVGGCMGGGVSDWPKKEAEENKENVRLDQCFSNTSGLPTDLDGWNESVISGTLPRRLRKELLAVKLRNRPSKQELEDRNIFPARSDQERQEIRQQIEMKLAKRLSQRPNVEELESRNILKQRNDQTEQEERREIKQRLNRKLNQRPTVDELRDRKILIRFSDYVEVAKAQDYDRRADKPWTRLSAADKAAIRKELNEFKSTEMEVHASSKHLTRFHRP; the protein is encoded by the exons TAGAGGTGGTGGACCAGCAGAGGGTGCTGAGGACAGGTTGCCTGGTGACGGGGGTCCACACTCCACCCATCCGACGCAACAGCAAGCTGGCCACCCTGGGTCGCATCTTCAAGCCCTGgaagtggaggaaaaagaaaaatgaaaagctcAAGCAGAGTTCCACAG ATGTAGCATTATCCAGCGGTCTTCTATGCCACGACCCAAACTCCCCCACCCAGGGCTGCTGTTCAGACGGCGCGGTCCTGCTTGGAGGATTCGGGGGACCTTTAAACCCAAACCTCACAGTCAGCAGTGTGGAATACCTTGGTCCTGAGGAGGATCACTCTCCTTCAG TAGCCACCCCTCTCCAGGACTGTGAACGAGTGGAGGAGAATGCATCGTTATcagaggatgagggagatgaGGAGGTACACCCCGCTGGGGATTTACCTGAGGGGCTGCAGGACATGGGAGACCAGATGGAAGACAGACCTGAGGAGGAGATTCCTCCAGGAACTTCCCCACCACAAGTACCTCCAAAACTTTTGCCCCAGCTGAGTACTGGAGATG ATTCAGGCCCTGTGTCGCTCCCCACTCACCTGCCAAACTCCTACCTCCCCAAGGAGCCTCCACCCAGGGCCACAGAAAGCCTGGCTTCAATGACCCTGCCGTTACGAGGGCCCCTGGCCAACCCCTCAGGGTCCCCACATCTAGGCAATATGATGCATCCACCCATGCCCCCTAGCTGCATTATGGAGGAACTGCAGAGAGCCTTCGCTTCCAAGAACAGGCAGGAGAG TGTTCATGAAGGGTGTGAGCAGGGCTCACCCCCGAGGCTGTGGTGCTCTGATGGGCGGCTCTCTCgctcctgcagctctgagaaCCAACACACATTATCTTTGGTGGGCGGCTGTATGGGAGGTGGAGTGTCCGACTGGCCCaagaaggaggcagaggagaacaaGGAGAACGTGCGGCTGGACCAGTGCTTCTCCAACACCTCAGGCCTCCCCACCGACCTGGACGGCTGGAATGAGTCTGTCATCTCTG GCACACTTCCTCGCAGGCTAAGGAAGGAGTTGCTGGCTGTCAAGCTAAGAAACAGGCCCAGCaagcaggagctggaggacaggAATATCTTCCCAGCAAGGAGTGACCAGGAGCGCCAGGAAATTCGCCAGCAGATTGAAATGAAACTCGCCAA GAGACTGAGCCAGAGACCAAatgtggaggagctggagagtcGAAACATCCTGAAAC agagAAATGACCAGACAGAgcaagaagagaggagagagatcaAACAGCGGCTAAACAGAAAG CTCAACCAGCGGCCCACGGTAGACGAACTGCGAGACAGAAAGATCCTGATCCGTTTCAGTGACTATGTGGAGGTGGCCAAAGCTCAGGACTATGACAGGAGAGCAGACAAGCCCTGGACTCGGCTCTCGGCAGCAGACAag GCTGCAATCCGAAAAGAGCTGAACGAGTTCAAAAGCACTGAGATGGAAGTGCATGCCTCAAGCAAACACCTAACGAG GTTCCACCGGCCATGA
- the phactr3a gene encoding phosphatase and actin regulator 3a isoform X2, translating to MATSDGLDGCLQRGRSQSDPNILTEPGIDLAHGTVEVVDQQRVLRTGCLVTGVHTPPIRRNSKLATLGRIFKPWKWRKKKNEKLKQSSTDVALSSGLLCHDPNSPTQGCCSDGAVLLGGFGGPLNPNLTVSSVEYLGPEEDHSPSATPLQDCERVEENASLSEDEGDEEVHPAGDLPEGLQDMGDQMEDRPEEEIPPGTSPPQVPPKLLPQLSTGDDSGPVSLPTHLPNSYLPKEPPPRATESLASMTLPLRGPLANPSGSPHLGNMMHPPMPPSCIMEELQRAFASKNRQESVHEGCEQGSPPRLWCSDGRLSRSCSSENQHTLSLVGGCMGGGVSDWPKKEAEENKENVRLDQCFSNTSGLPTDLDGWNESVISGTLPRRLRKELLAVKLRNRPSKQELEDRNIFPARSDQERQEIRQQIEMKLAKRLSQRPNVEELESRNILKQRNDQTEQEERREIKQRLNRKLNQRPTVDELRDRKILIRFSDYVEVAKAQDYDRRADKPWTRLSAADKAAIRKELNEFKSTEMEVHASSKHLTRFHRP from the exons TAGAGGTGGTGGACCAGCAGAGGGTGCTGAGGACAGGTTGCCTGGTGACGGGGGTCCACACTCCACCCATCCGACGCAACAGCAAGCTGGCCACCCTGGGTCGCATCTTCAAGCCCTGgaagtggaggaaaaagaaaaatgaaaagctcAAGCAGAGTTCCACAG ATGTAGCATTATCCAGCGGTCTTCTATGCCACGACCCAAACTCCCCCACCCAGGGCTGCTGTTCAGACGGCGCGGTCCTGCTTGGAGGATTCGGGGGACCTTTAAACCCAAACCTCACAGTCAGCAGTGTGGAATACCTTGGTCCTGAGGAGGATCACTCTCCTTCAG CCACCCCTCTCCAGGACTGTGAACGAGTGGAGGAGAATGCATCGTTATcagaggatgagggagatgaGGAGGTACACCCCGCTGGGGATTTACCTGAGGGGCTGCAGGACATGGGAGACCAGATGGAAGACAGACCTGAGGAGGAGATTCCTCCAGGAACTTCCCCACCACAAGTACCTCCAAAACTTTTGCCCCAGCTGAGTACTGGAGATG ATTCAGGCCCTGTGTCGCTCCCCACTCACCTGCCAAACTCCTACCTCCCCAAGGAGCCTCCACCCAGGGCCACAGAAAGCCTGGCTTCAATGACCCTGCCGTTACGAGGGCCCCTGGCCAACCCCTCAGGGTCCCCACATCTAGGCAATATGATGCATCCACCCATGCCCCCTAGCTGCATTATGGAGGAACTGCAGAGAGCCTTCGCTTCCAAGAACAGGCAGGAGAG TGTTCATGAAGGGTGTGAGCAGGGCTCACCCCCGAGGCTGTGGTGCTCTGATGGGCGGCTCTCTCgctcctgcagctctgagaaCCAACACACATTATCTTTGGTGGGCGGCTGTATGGGAGGTGGAGTGTCCGACTGGCCCaagaaggaggcagaggagaacaaGGAGAACGTGCGGCTGGACCAGTGCTTCTCCAACACCTCAGGCCTCCCCACCGACCTGGACGGCTGGAATGAGTCTGTCATCTCTG GCACACTTCCTCGCAGGCTAAGGAAGGAGTTGCTGGCTGTCAAGCTAAGAAACAGGCCCAGCaagcaggagctggaggacaggAATATCTTCCCAGCAAGGAGTGACCAGGAGCGCCAGGAAATTCGCCAGCAGATTGAAATGAAACTCGCCAA GAGACTGAGCCAGAGACCAAatgtggaggagctggagagtcGAAACATCCTGAAAC agagAAATGACCAGACAGAgcaagaagagaggagagagatcaAACAGCGGCTAAACAGAAAG CTCAACCAGCGGCCCACGGTAGACGAACTGCGAGACAGAAAGATCCTGATCCGTTTCAGTGACTATGTGGAGGTGGCCAAAGCTCAGGACTATGACAGGAGAGCAGACAAGCCCTGGACTCGGCTCTCGGCAGCAGACAag GCTGCAATCCGAAAAGAGCTGAACGAGTTCAAAAGCACTGAGATGGAAGTGCATGCCTCAAGCAAACACCTAACGAG GTTCCACCGGCCATGA